A window of Leptolyngbya sp. 'hensonii' genomic DNA:
GTACCACTGACAACAAATTGCTGTCCTGTTGTGGTCAGAGAAATATCGCCTTCGGTCAGGCGGACGAAATCCAATAACTTGGCTGCTTCTACGATCGGCAGAATTTCATCCACTTCCAGCGAGAGTTCTCCAGCCAGTCGGTACAGATCCTCCCCTGATCGATCTTCCAGCAGTTCCAGCAAACCAGCGATCGAGCCGATGCGAACCCCTGGTAAGGATTGGTATTTTTTAGAGACTGTTGGTTCAGCCTGCTCTGGGGTCGCGGGTGACAAGCTAAGTGGTTCGGGAATCAAATCTGGTTGGGTCAAAATTTTGTAGACCTGATCCACTAGGGCTTGAAACTCTGGGCTTTTACGATCGCGGTAATGGGGTAAGGTAACCTTCAGATCAGCTCGAATCCGACCGGGATTTCGGCCCAGCACCATAATTCGATCCGCTAACGTGACGGCTTCCTCAATCCCGTGGGTGACGATGAGAATGGCCTGGGTGGGAATCCGCCGCTCCAGCCAAAGATCCAGCAGTTCAAACCGCAGGTTTTCTGCGGTCAACACATCCAGAGCGGAGAAAGGCTCATCCATACAGAGCAATTCTGGTTCCACCGATAGGGCTCTGGCAAAGCCGACCCGCTGCCGCATCCCCCCAGAGAGTTCCTTCGGATAGGCGTTCTCAAACCCATCCAGACCAATCACATCAATCATGCGGAGGGCTTTCTGTCGGCGGGCATCGGGGAGTTCCCCTTTGGCTTTCAGACCCAGTTCCACATTTTCCAGGACCGTCAACCAGGGGTAGAGGGCAGCATTCTGAAAGACGATCGCCACGCCGGGGTTCAACCCCACCAATGGGCGATTACGGTAGAGGACCTGGCCTGAACTCACTGGAATCAGTCCTGCAATCATTCGCATTAAAGTCGATTTGCCAGAGCCAGATGGTCCCAAGAGGGCAACAATTTCACCAGTGAACAAGTCCAGATCAATGTTCTCGATGATCTTGATGGATTGGCCATTGGGCTGGCGATAGTCTTTCCCAACTGCTTTCAATTGGATCAGGCGCTCCGATCGGACACGTCCATTTTCCTTTCTAGTTCCAGCTTGCATCTCTGCCTGCCTCCTTTCCAGAAGAGGTCATCGTCATACCCATTTAAGTCTGGCCAGCAACAGATGTCCGTTAGGGATGTGGTAAGCGCCCCTCACAGAAAATTGACCTGTAGCGAACGAGATTTAAATATTTGGTATCACTCTCCAGACGCTACCACAAAGTGGCATAGGGCAGGTTTTCTAGGCTATTGCAATCTAGTTGTACCTAGAGGGAGCTCGATGTCTGGTGGGAGGGGATGCAACCAGCCGTCTTCACAGCACTCTGAGAAGGGCTGACCCATCGCATCCTGCGCCCCAATCCCCTAGAGGTGCTCTGCTGCTTTGTTCCAGTACGTCACTCGATGGGCCAGATCCAGGGCAATCACCGCCTCCCGCATTTGGGCCAGAAGTTGAGACTCGAAGTGCAGCAGGGTCTGGCTCATAAAATCGATCGAAAGGGTTCAGAGCCCAGAATACCTTTCATCTCCTCAATCAAGTCACTTTGTTCCTGCTTTAATTCTTCCAATCGCATCAGAATGATAGTTAACCGTTCCTGATTGGACGGTGAAGGGTTAGCACCAAAGGTAAGCAATCCTTTAAATGGCTTTTGGAACAGGTTAAAAAGGAGACGGAGCCCCTGAAACGGGATAGACAGCACCATCATCCAGACCTGTTCAGAAAAGCGCATAATGGCCCGGAGCAGCCCCCAAAACAGTAGGATTGTGACCATCCCGAGGCCGATCGTCAGTAAGAGATGATTCACCATCCAATCGATAACAGGGTGCTCCTGAATCCAGCGCTGGAACATAGCAACCAGCAAGGCTTCGACCCGATCTAATGGCATCGCACCTGTAACCTCCAGTTCCATGGCAGGGTTCTTTCATCCTAGGGGATGCATCAGGGTTTTGGGTACTCAGTAGTTATACATTCATCTCACCCAATGATTGGGCTAAAAGCAACTCAGTATATCTCAGGATATAATTTAATTTTTCTATATTAAACACAGAAATAGGCATATAGGCCCGGGGACCTTGTCCCGGTTATAGGCAGGCAGGACAACCATCATGATGGAGATTGCCGGTTATCGCTGTATTGAGCAACTGCATGACAGCGCCAAAACATTAATCTATCGTGCTTGCCGACATCGTGCTAGACAGCTTCCGGGGGAAGCAGGTGCTCCTACTGTGGTGATTAAACTACTGAGAACGCTCTACCCCAGCCTGACTGAGCTTCTGCGCTTCCGAAATCAGTATGCAATTACCAAATATCTGGCCCGCCCCGGAATTGTTCGCAGCTACAGCCTGGAACCCTATCAGAATGGCTATGCTCTGGTGATGGAGGATTTTGGGGGCATCTCCCTGCGGGAATACCTGCGGATCGAGCCTCTGAGTCTGGATCAGTTTTTCAATATCGCCCTTCAACTGGCTGATATTTTGCAGGAGTTGTACCTTCAGCGCGTGATTCATAAGGATATCAATCCGGCTCATATTCTGATCAATCCCACCACTCAGCGGGTTCAACTCATCGGCTTTAGCCTGGCATCTCTCTTGCCCCGTGAAATTCAGGATGGGCATAATCCCCAGGTTTTGGAAGGAACCCTGGCCTATCTCTCTCCGGAACAAACAGGTCGAATGAATCGGGGTATGGACTATCGCACCGATTTCTACTCCTTGGGGATAACGTTTTACGAGCTCCTGACCGGGCAACTACCCTTCCCATCAGATAACCCGATCGAGTTAATCTACAGCCACATTGCCAGACAACCTCCAACGGTTCACGATCGTAACCCTGAACAGCCCCGGATGCTCTCCGCCATTGTGACAAAGCTAATGGCAAAGAATGCCGAAGACCGCTACCAGAGCCCTCTGGGTTTGAAGCATGATTTGGAACAGTGCTGGTCTCAGTGGCGTGAAACTGGGGTTATTCATGCTTTGGAATTGGGCACCAGGGATTGGTGCAGTCGCTTCCTGATTCCTGAAAAACTCTATGGGCGGGAGCAGGAAGTTCAAACCTTGCTAGATGCTTTCGATCGCGTCGCCCATGGTGCTTCTGAGATTGTTCTAGTGACGGGTTTTTCTGGCATTGGCAAGACCTCAGTGGTGAATGAAGTCTACCCGTCGATCGTCCGGCGACGAGGCTACTTTATTCAGGGGAAATTTGACCAGTTTAATCGCAACATTCCTTTGGGTGCTTTTCTGCAAATTTTTCGGAACCTGATTAGCCAACTCCTGAGTGAATCAGATGCCCAGCTAGAAGCATGGAAACATAAAATTCTCTTGGTTCTGGGAAAGAATGCTCAAGTCTTGATTGAGGTTGTTCCAGAGTTGGAGCGCATCCTGGGAAAACAACCGCCTGCTTTGGCGTTATCAGGAACTACTGCCCAAAACCGATTCAATCTCTTATTGCAGAAATTCATTCAGATTTTCGCTGCATCTGAGCATCCCCTGGTGATATTTCTGGATGATTTGCAATGGATCGATATTACCTCCTTGAAGCTAATTCAATTGCTGATTGGAGAAGTATCTAAAGGATATATTTTATTGATTGGAGCCTATCGCGACAATGAGGTGTTCCCAACTCATCCTTTGATTTCCACATTGGATGAAATTGCCAAAACGGGAACAATTCTAACCAGAGTCAACCTGGCTCCACTCCAGCTAGACAGCCTGAATCAATGGATCGCAGATACCTTAAATTGCTCCCCTTCATTGGCACGACCTTTAAGTGAATTAGTGGAGCAGAAAACTCAGGGAAATCCATTTTTTACTGCCCAATTTCTTAAGGCATTGCATCAAGCTGAATGGATCACCTTTGATGCCAGAGCAGGATATTGGCAATGTGACATTACCCAGATCCGGGAAGCTGCACTGACAGACAATATTCTGGAATTAATGGCCTTGCAATTGCAAAAACTGCCGATCGCCACCCAGGATCTATTGAAGCTAGCGGCCTGCATAGGTAACCAGTTTGACCTCACGACATTGGCGATCGTCTCAGAACAGTCTGAAGCTAAAGCGTCTGAGCAATTATGGCCCGCCTTACAAGCCGGATTGATTCTACCCATCACAGAGGTCTATAAGTTTTTTCAAAATGTAGAGGCATCTATTCCAGAAAAAACCGTCTCGGAGCAACCTGTGACGGCAACCTATCGATTTTTGCACGATCGAGTCCAGCAAGCCGCCTATTCCCTGATCCCAGAGGATGAAAAACAAGCCACCCACTTCAAAATCGGGCAATTACTGTTTCACGCTTCTACAACGGCAGCACAGATTGAAGAACGATTGTTTGAATTTCTCTCTCATCTCAATGCAGGTCGTGGCTTAATCACGCAACCTTCTGAGCGGCAAATCCTGGCCCAACTCAACCTGAGAGCTGGGCAAAAGGCGAAAGCAGCGACGGCCTTTGGCCCAGCGATAGCTTATTTCACTGCCGGGATTGACTTACTCCCCCAGGACGCATGGGAACAGCACTATGACCTCACCCTGGCCCTCCATGAAGAAAATCTGGAAGCAGCCTGTCTCAATACAGATTTTGAACACCTGGAGCCCTGGGGGGATCTGATTTTGCAGCATGCCCGATCGCTGCTCGACACGATCAAAGTCTATGAAACCCGCATGATGGCGGCTCGGGCTCAGGGTCAATTTCGATTGACGCTTCAGATTGGGTTGAGGGCCTTGCAGTTATTGGGTGTGGAATTTTCTGAACATCCTTTGCCCACGGAGATTGAAGCCGCAGCTCAAGCAACCCGAGAACTCTGGGCTGGGCCGGATTCCTCCAGAGCTTCGCCGTTCCATCTGCTTGATCTGCCTTTCGTGCCTGATCCCCATCGATCGGCAGTGATGCAGATCCTGTCCAAACTGGGGTCTTCGGTCTATACAGTTGCCCCGGATCTTCTGCCCCTGCTCTCTTTCAAATTGGTGGAATGTTCGATCCAGGGCGGCAACCACCCCATTTCTATTCATGCCTACTCAGGCTATGGCATGCTCCTGTGCAACAAATTTGGGGATATTGATGGGGGCTATGAGTTTGGTCAACTGGCCCTGACTCTGCTGGAACAGCTCCAGGTGAAAGCATTTAAGAGCAGAGTTTATTTTGTCGTATCTGCCCTGATCCGGCACTGGAAAGATCCCCTGCAGGACTTGCTTCCCTACTTTCTGGACGGATATCAGAGCGGTTTGGAAACTGGAGATTGGGAATGCGTGGCGCTGAATGCCTTTGCCTACTGTCAACTGGCCTATTTAATGGGGCAGGAATTGAGTGATCTGGCTGGCAAGATGGAGGTCTATCACCAGGTCATCTGTCAGGTGAAGCAGGCATCCACCCTGAAATTTCATCAGACCTACCAGCAAGCTGTCCTCAATCTGTTGGGACAGGCGAGGGTGCCCTATCGGTTAGATGGCCCCATTTACGCCGAGGAAAAAGTCCTCCCCCTGTTGCGATCGACCAACAATCATACGGGATTGTTCCATACTCATTTCAATCAGATGATCCTCTGCTATCTGTTTGGTCAGTATGACCGTGCTGCCCAACAGGCTGCTTTGGCAGAAGGATCCATTGATGCGGCGATGGGACAATTTATTGTGGCGCTCTGGTTTTTCTATGACGCCCTCATCCATCTAGCCCGTTACAAAGAGGCCAGCCTGACCCAACAGGCTGAGATTCTCAACCGGGTTACAACCCATCAAACCCAATTAAAAAACTGGGCCAGTTATGCCCCCCATAATCATCAGCACCGCTGGGAGTTGGTTACAGCAGAACGATTTGCGGTTCTGGGGGAACGGCTACAGGCGTTACAGCATTACGAGCGGGCGATCGAGAGTGCCAGAACCCATGAATACTTCAATGATGAGGCCCTGGCTAACGAACTCACGGCCAAATTTTATCTGAGTTGGGGGAAGGAAAAAATCGCCCAACTCTATCTGACTGAAGCTTACTATGGTTATGTTCGCTGGGGAGCAACAGCCAAGGTGAGGGATCTGGAACAGCGCCATCCCTTACTCCTGCAACCAAAGTTACAGCCCCATCCGGTTTCTCTCAACTCCCTAGCTGCAACAGCCACAACAGGGACTCTGGCCTTGGAGGCGCTGGACCTGGAAACCGTGCTCCAGGCCTCCCAAATGCTCTCCCGCGAAATTAAGCTGGATCAACTCCTTTGCACCCTGATTAAACTGGTGGTTCAGGCTGCTGGAGCCGATCGGGGGCTATTATTACAACCGGAACCCACCGGGCTGTGGGAGATCATTGTGCAACTGGACGAGCATTGCGCTTGTAATCTTCAGAAGTTCCCCCTGGAAGGGCATCAGGATCTGCCCCAAACTGTGGTGAATTGGGTCCGACGAACTCAGGCCGCTGTCATTGAGAATTACAGACTGACTGAGACTCAATTTGCTTCTGATCCTTACCTGATCCGACAACAGCCTCAAAGCTTCCTGTGCACTCCCATTATGAGTCAGGGTAAATTGGCTGCCATCTTATATCTGGAAAATCGCCTGACGGGGAAAGTATTTACCCACGATCGAATTGAAATTCTCAATCTTCTCTGTACTCAAGCCGCCATCTCCCTGGATAATGCCCGTCTTTATCAGCAATCTGAGCAAGCCCTGGTAGACCTGCGGGCCAGTCAGGCCCGTTTTCAACGGGTAGCCGATAACTTGCCGGGAGTGGTGTTTCAATTCCGTCTCGACCCAGATGGAACGCCCTCCACACCCTATATCAGCACTGGCTGTATGGACCTGTATGGGGTATCTGCTGAGGACATGATGGCCGGTATCTATAGTCTGCGAACCTTCGAACATCCTGAGGATGTAGCCGGAATTAATCAGGCGATGGAAACTTCGATCCAATACTTAACACCATTTCATCATGAGTGGCGCATTATCCCCCCATCCGGCCCAGTGAAATGGATTCAGGTGGCATCCCGACCGGAACGGCAGGCAGATGGTGCGATCGTTTGGGATGGCGTCATCATGGATATCAGTGAGAAAGCAAGACTGGAGGCCGAACGTAAACAGGCTGAGGAAGCCCTGCGGCAGATGAATGCCGAACTGGAATTTCGGGTTGAGCAACGCACCCTGGAGTTGCAAGCTGCTAAAGAGGCTGCTGAAGCGGCAAATCGGGCCAAGAGCCAGTTCCTAGCCAACATGAGTCATGAGTTACGAACGCCGCTCACAGCCATTCTTGGCTTCAGCCAAATCCTGACCCACGATCGGGCTCTGAGTCCCCAGAGTCGGCATCAGGTTAACATCATCAATCACAGTGGAGACCATCTGCTCGGATTGATCAATGACATTCTGGAAATGTCCAAGATTGAGGCGGGTCGGGTTACGCTGACACCCCATCCCTTTAGCTTGCATCAGTTATTGGATACGTTGATGGAAATGTTCTATCAGCGAGCGGGGGCCAAGGGAATCCAGCTTCAGTGTGAGCGGGCTCTGGATCTTCCTGCCCAGATCCAGGCTGATGAGAACAAGCTGCGGCAGGTACTGATCAACCTGATCGGGAATGCCGTGAAGTTCACCGATCGAGGCCGTGTCGTGTTGCGTGTAGGAATAGAAGGGCCAGCGACCCCCGATACCCTTCTATTTGAGGTGGAAGATACGGGTCCTGGGATTGCCGCCTCAGACATGGAGGACCTGTTTGAACCTTTTGTTCAGTCTCAGAGTGGTCTCAAAGCTCAGGAGGGAACCGGGCTAGGACTGCCGATCAGTCGTAGTTTTGTGCAACTCATGGGAGGGGCATTAACGGTAGAGAGTCGGGTGGGGTGGGGCAGCATTTTCCGATTTACCCTGCCGATTGTAAGGCTGGATGAGTCCCATTCTGCCCCTCACCCAGCCAGACGATGGCCGATCGCCCTGGCTCCAGGGCAACCAACCTATCGCATTTTGATCGTCGAAGATGATCTGGCCAGTCGCCAGCTCCTGCTCGCGATTCTGGAACCGTTTGGGTTTGCCTTGCAGGCTGTGACGAATGGACAGGAAGCCCTATCCTGTTGGCAGGAGTGGCATCCCCACCTGATTTGGATGGACATGCGCATGCCCGTTATGGATGGGTATGCGGCAACCCAACAAATCCGGCAGCAAGAGGCCTTGTTGCATTTCCCTTCCCATACCTGCATTATTGCCCTGACGGCAGGTGTTTTGGCTGAGGATCAATCGAGGGTTCTGGACGCAGGCTGTGATGACTTGGTAATGAAGCCACTGCAGGAAACCATTATTTTGGACAAACTGGCGGAATATTTGGGGATTTGCTATCTCTATAGTGAGGACTCTCCGTCAAAGACAGAACTGCAGCAGGAGTATGTGTTTCTGTCGCCAGAGGCTCAACAAACCTTGATGCAATCTCAACCGATCTCATGGCGACGCCAACTTGCACATGTGGTTATTGAAGCGGATATCCAGAAACTCATAAGTCTGATTGAACAGATTCCTGCCCAGCAGGAAACCCTAGCCAAATGGCTGTTGCAGAAGATCGACAATTTCGATTTTGAGCACATCCTGGAGCTCACTCGGAAAGCAATGGAGGAGTGAGAGGTCGAGTTGCATGTCCACAATGCAG
This region includes:
- a CDS encoding nitrate/sulfonate/bicarbonate ABC transporter ATP-binding protein, with translation MQAGTRKENGRVRSERLIQLKAVGKDYRQPNGQSIKIIENIDLDLFTGEIVALLGPSGSGKSTLMRMIAGLIPVSSGQVLYRNRPLVGLNPGVAIVFQNAALYPWLTVLENVELGLKAKGELPDARRQKALRMIDVIGLDGFENAYPKELSGGMRQRVGFARALSVEPELLCMDEPFSALDVLTAENLRFELLDLWLERRIPTQAILIVTHGIEEAVTLADRIMVLGRNPGRIRADLKVTLPHYRDRKSPEFQALVDQVYKILTQPDLIPEPLSLSPATPEQAEPTVSKKYQSLPGVRIGSIAGLLELLEDRSGEDLYRLAGELSLEVDEILPIVEAAKLLDFVRLTEGDISLTTTGQQFVVSGTDDRKALVRQQLLNHIRTVQQIYQLLRAKQNGRIPEELVLDILEHHFSPQEAQAQLKTVMDWGRYAELYGYDQPAGEIFLEVAEPEPVEEVAL
- a CDS encoding PAS domain-containing protein, with the translated sequence MSQTLLHFESQLLAQMREAVIALDLAHRVTYWNKAAEHL
- a CDS encoding hybrid sensor histidine kinase/response regulator — its product is MMEIAGYRCIEQLHDSAKTLIYRACRHRARQLPGEAGAPTVVIKLLRTLYPSLTELLRFRNQYAITKYLARPGIVRSYSLEPYQNGYALVMEDFGGISLREYLRIEPLSLDQFFNIALQLADILQELYLQRVIHKDINPAHILINPTTQRVQLIGFSLASLLPREIQDGHNPQVLEGTLAYLSPEQTGRMNRGMDYRTDFYSLGITFYELLTGQLPFPSDNPIELIYSHIARQPPTVHDRNPEQPRMLSAIVTKLMAKNAEDRYQSPLGLKHDLEQCWSQWRETGVIHALELGTRDWCSRFLIPEKLYGREQEVQTLLDAFDRVAHGASEIVLVTGFSGIGKTSVVNEVYPSIVRRRGYFIQGKFDQFNRNIPLGAFLQIFRNLISQLLSESDAQLEAWKHKILLVLGKNAQVLIEVVPELERILGKQPPALALSGTTAQNRFNLLLQKFIQIFAASEHPLVIFLDDLQWIDITSLKLIQLLIGEVSKGYILLIGAYRDNEVFPTHPLISTLDEIAKTGTILTRVNLAPLQLDSLNQWIADTLNCSPSLARPLSELVEQKTQGNPFFTAQFLKALHQAEWITFDARAGYWQCDITQIREAALTDNILELMALQLQKLPIATQDLLKLAACIGNQFDLTTLAIVSEQSEAKASEQLWPALQAGLILPITEVYKFFQNVEASIPEKTVSEQPVTATYRFLHDRVQQAAYSLIPEDEKQATHFKIGQLLFHASTTAAQIEERLFEFLSHLNAGRGLITQPSERQILAQLNLRAGQKAKAATAFGPAIAYFTAGIDLLPQDAWEQHYDLTLALHEENLEAACLNTDFEHLEPWGDLILQHARSLLDTIKVYETRMMAARAQGQFRLTLQIGLRALQLLGVEFSEHPLPTEIEAAAQATRELWAGPDSSRASPFHLLDLPFVPDPHRSAVMQILSKLGSSVYTVAPDLLPLLSFKLVECSIQGGNHPISIHAYSGYGMLLCNKFGDIDGGYEFGQLALTLLEQLQVKAFKSRVYFVVSALIRHWKDPLQDLLPYFLDGYQSGLETGDWECVALNAFAYCQLAYLMGQELSDLAGKMEVYHQVICQVKQASTLKFHQTYQQAVLNLLGQARVPYRLDGPIYAEEKVLPLLRSTNNHTGLFHTHFNQMILCYLFGQYDRAAQQAALAEGSIDAAMGQFIVALWFFYDALIHLARYKEASLTQQAEILNRVTTHQTQLKNWASYAPHNHQHRWELVTAERFAVLGERLQALQHYERAIESARTHEYFNDEALANELTAKFYLSWGKEKIAQLYLTEAYYGYVRWGATAKVRDLEQRHPLLLQPKLQPHPVSLNSLAATATTGTLALEALDLETVLQASQMLSREIKLDQLLCTLIKLVVQAAGADRGLLLQPEPTGLWEIIVQLDEHCACNLQKFPLEGHQDLPQTVVNWVRRTQAAVIENYRLTETQFASDPYLIRQQPQSFLCTPIMSQGKLAAILYLENRLTGKVFTHDRIEILNLLCTQAAISLDNARLYQQSEQALVDLRASQARFQRVADNLPGVVFQFRLDPDGTPSTPYISTGCMDLYGVSAEDMMAGIYSLRTFEHPEDVAGINQAMETSIQYLTPFHHEWRIIPPSGPVKWIQVASRPERQADGAIVWDGVIMDISEKARLEAERKQAEEALRQMNAELEFRVEQRTLELQAAKEAAEAANRAKSQFLANMSHELRTPLTAILGFSQILTHDRALSPQSRHQVNIINHSGDHLLGLINDILEMSKIEAGRVTLTPHPFSLHQLLDTLMEMFYQRAGAKGIQLQCERALDLPAQIQADENKLRQVLINLIGNAVKFTDRGRVVLRVGIEGPATPDTLLFEVEDTGPGIAASDMEDLFEPFVQSQSGLKAQEGTGLGLPISRSFVQLMGGALTVESRVGWGSIFRFTLPIVRLDESHSAPHPARRWPIALAPGQPTYRILIVEDDLASRQLLLAILEPFGFALQAVTNGQEALSCWQEWHPHLIWMDMRMPVMDGYAATQQIRQQEALLHFPSHTCIIALTAGVLAEDQSRVLDAGCDDLVMKPLQETIILDKLAEYLGICYLYSEDSPSKTELQQEYVFLSPEAQQTLMQSQPISWRRQLAHVVIEADIQKLISLIEQIPAQQETLAKWLLQKIDNFDFEHILELTRKAMEE